The Deinococcus sp. Leaf326 genome includes the window GCGGCGTACATCGACACCCAGGGCAACCCCCCGCACGCCAACGTCCGCAACGACATCAGTGCCCACATCATCACCAGCTTCAAAATCGTCCCGCACTCCAGAACCGGCAACGTCCTCACTGTTCTGCAAAGTGACCCTACTGACCCGTACCCCATCCAGGTCATCGAGGACGAACTTCAGGCCAAAGGCCTTCAGGTCGTCGCGGCCGTCACTACACCGCAGGCCATCGACCAGCTCATCCTCAGCCTCTACCATCGGAGCGCCCAGGAAGAGCGCCTCGAGAAAGCCGCCATCACGCGCCGACAGGATGCACAAGGCCAGTCCACCGAGACCCTGGGCGCCGATCTGGACAGCCCCGCACGCGACCGCATCATCAGTGCCCTGCAGGAAGCCGCCGCCAACAGCGCCAGCGATCTTCACTTGCAGCCCGAACGAGACGGCCTCCAGATCCGCGAGCGCCTCTATGGCAACCTGATCCTGCGCGGCACCATCCCTAAAGAACTCCGCGCCCAGGCCATCAACGCCGTCAAAATCATGGCGCAGATGAACCTACAACTGCGCATCCCGCAGGACAACCGCATCAACATCCCCATCCAGTACAACGGCAAGACCCAGGAACTGCGCCTGCGCGTCTCGACGACCCCCCAGATGCACGGCGAAAACATTGTCCTGCGACTTCTTCAGGACGTGGAGGAGCTCCCCACCCTCGAACAGAGCGCCTTCACGCCGGCCAACCTCGCCCTGATCCAGGAGGCCCTGACCGCTTCCAACGGCATGATCCTCGTCACCGGTCCCACCGGCAGCGGCAAGACCACCCTGATGCACAGTGCCCTGCGCACCCTCAACGACCCCGCCCTCAAGATCGCCACGATTGAAAACCCCATCGAGTACGAGCAGCCCGGCATGGTGCAAACCGAGATCCGGCGCAGTGAAGACCCTCTGCAGGACTTGAGTTTCGCGCTCGTGCTCCGCGCCACCCTCCGGCAGGACCCGGACATCATCTTCGTCGGCGAAATCCGCGACGAGGAAACCGCCGAGATCAGCATGTCCGCCGCCCAGACCGGCCACCTGCTGCTCAGCACCCTCCACACCAACAGCGCTATCGGCACGATCACCCGTCTCAAGGATCTGGGTATCCCGTCCTATCTCATCGCCGAGAACCTACGGCTGGTCGTCTCCCAGCGTCTGGTCGGGCAGCCCTGCCCGGATTGCAGCG containing:
- a CDS encoding GspE/PulE family protein, whose translation is MTTLPDSATAQYITPFLAALAQYGHNTTSLQQFGLSPLALARRQGIPEGHLTGALQIAGYPIAEHPQPAADVPADLNLYVGICDAVEAWAARDPFDHAVEEYIQGIAAYAPLAPPTPLPHASPLASTTNEQRPMRTVLDALYRLGVGNLTPEELTMMSYQDVLLDTGRITPVDLAKAYALFSGAAYIDTQGNPPHANVRNDISAHIITSFKIVPHSRTGNVLTVLQSDPTDPYPIQVIEDELQAKGLQVVAAVTTPQAIDQLILSLYHRSAQEERLEKAAITRRQDAQGQSTETLGADLDSPARDRIISALQEAAANSASDLHLQPERDGLQIRERLYGNLILRGTIPKELRAQAINAVKIMAQMNLQLRIPQDNRINIPIQYNGKTQELRLRVSTTPQMHGENIVLRLLQDVEELPTLEQSAFTPANLALIQEALTASNGMILVTGPTGSGKTTLMHSALRTLNDPALKIATIENPIEYEQPGMVQTEIRRSEDPLQDLSFALVLRATLRQDPDIIFVGEIRDEETAEISMSAAQTGHLLLSTLHTNSAIGTITRLKDLGIPSYLIAENLRLVVSQRLVGQPCPDCSVEEPLPQQYVLPGMVNPTMLRGTGLRDGHKCPRCDGNGDYKRIAIHEVLAMTPELRQAIIEDNPTVIERIAREQGMVSLHHDALHKVAAHQANLRSVLRSTR